DNA from Kineosporiaceae bacterium:
CGACCACGAGCTCACCGCCGACCCGGGCTCGGTCAGCGAGATCGAGCTCGGCCTCGACACGGTGCGCTCCGCGACCATCGCACCGGTCTGGGCCGCCCTGCTGACCGGCAGGCCGAGTCGCAGGGCCTCGGGACTCCTGGCGACGAGATCAGGGACGCCACGGGACGAGTACCCAACCTGTGGTTCGGGGACGCTGACGCGCACGACACCGCTCGTCAGCGGTTCCACGTCGAGGTATACGTGGCCCCTGAGTCGGCCGGGCCACGGATCGCCGCCGCCCTGGCCGCGGGCGGGTCCGTCATTGATGACAGCAAGGCACCCTCAATGACGGTGATCGCCGACCAGGAAGGCAATCAGGGAGTCGTCTGTGTCGACGCTACAGCTGCGAACAAGGGTTGAAGCGCCGACTCGGCCTGACGCGGTAAGCGCGCCGGCATCTTGAGCATCTCGGCGACTGATCCGAACATCCGACTCTCGGCAGGACCGAACGCCCTGTCCGCGGCAGATGAGTGTGTTGGACGACGGGCAGGGTCCAGCTTGACGCAGATACTTCCATTTTGGAAGTATCAGCCCCCATGAGCCTCTTCATTACCTGTCCAGTCGAGAGCGTCGAGCGAGCGACAGCCTTCTACACGGCCCTCGGCTGGACACTGAACCCTGACATGTCCGATCACAACGTCTCGTGCTTCGCGATCGCTGCCGACCAGTACGTGATGCTCGGGAGCCGTGAGATGTACGCCAGCGTCGGCGGCGTTGAGGAGTTGATCGGCGGGCCCCACACGCCGTCGAAGGTCACGGTCTCGTTCGACCTCGGCAGCCGCGAGGCGGTGGACGAGCTCGTTGAGCGCGCCGGCGCCGCTGGCGGGCGAGTTGGCGACACCGACGACTACCCCTTCATGTATCAGCGTCAATTCGACGATCCCGACGGCTACCACTACTCGCCGTTCTGGATGAGGCCAGAACCCGTTCCGACCGCGTGAGCGACCTCGCGGCGGCCCTCGATGTCGTCGGAGCACGGTGGGCCCTGCTCATCGTGGAACAACTACTCGACGGCCCGCAGCGATACGGCGATCTTCAGCGCACCCTTGGATTGGGGACAAACATGCTTGCCACCCGCCTGCGCGAGCTTGAAGCGGCCGGTGTCCTGCACCGGTTGCCCCTTCGACACAACACCCGCGCTTACGCCCTGACCGAGCGCGGGCTCGCCTTGCGCGAGGCGATCGTTGCCCTTGCGTGCTGGGGCGCTGAGCAGGACTGAGCGGCACGCGGCGTCCGCCCCGGGTTAAAGCGAGGAGCACCAAGACTCACTCATCGGCATGGGCCGCATCAACCGGACAACGGCATGAGAGCGCATGCGCGCGTAGCGTGCCGCCATGGTCGCCCGGATTCCGATCGCAGTCGCAGTGCTTGTTCGCACGGTCTCGTGCTCCTGGTGCATCGTCATCCGCTGCGTGAGTGGTATCCGGATTGTTGGGACTTGGTCGGTGGACATGTCGAGAAAGGCGAGTCGCCTGGCGAGGCGGTCATTCGGGAGTGCCTCGAGGAGCTCGGTGTCCACCTGAGTGCTGCACGGGTCGCAACCGGAAAGCCGCCACGGACAGGCCCCGAGATCAGTCACCTCGCGGCAAGAGCGTGTGTTCTTCAGCCCGAGGCGCCACGGCGGGATCCACCTGCGCCGATCAACAAGGGCCGCTCCCCGGCTAGCCGGACGTCGTCTCGCGCCCCACAATCCACGGAAGGTCTATCCAATGACTGCGGTCATGCGGATGGACACCAGCACGCCTGGAAGATCCGGCCCGAGACGCGCGACGTAGCGCGTGGGCGCGCGCTCGGAGAAGTGTTCGGCGTAGGCCTCGTTCAAACCAGCGAAGTCGTCCGGTCGGGCCAGCAGCACACCCACTTCGACAATGTCGTCTCGCGTGCCACCGCCGGCCTCGATGATCCGCTCGCAGTTCGTCAGCGCCTGCTCGGTCTGCTCCTGGATGGTAGAGCCAGCCATCTGGCCCGACGCTGGGTCCATTCCTGTCATTCCCGAGACCCAGATCTGCGCCCCGACCCTGATCCCTTGGGCGTACAGCGGGGACTGCGGGGCGTCCTTCGTCGTGACGATCTGACCAGCCATCGCGGCCTCCTTCGACTCAGCCTCCACATATGGACGTGCGCATGGTGGGAAGGCTACTCATGGACGTCCTCGGAATGTTCGGTCCTTCACAGCCCGTCAGAGGTTCGAGCGGGAGCTTGACCCGGTTTCCTGGACACCTTGATCTGAGATGATGATCTTCATCTTGGGAAGGAGTCCACGTGATGCTGGCCACCGGAAGACTCCGTGCATCACGTGTCGGGGTCTGGGTCATTGGTTTGCCACAGGCGGTCGATCGGCATGATGTGGATGCGGTCGCTGTGGGTGTAGGTGCGTTGTCCGGTCGTGAGGACAATGCCGGCGCGGAATCGGGGTCCGAGCGCCTCGCGTAGTTGTTGGAGGCCGGAAATGTCGGTTCCGGTGGCTCGTTGGTTGGCTTTGACCTCGAAGGCGAGGACCTGTCCGTCGTCGAACTCGGCGACGAGGTCGACCTCGGTGCCGTCGCTGGTGCGCCAGTGGCCGAGGGTGACGGGTTCGTCGAGCCAGGAGGCCTGTTTGCGCAGTTCGCCGACCACGAACGTCTCCAACAGGTTTCCGAAGTCGGTGAGCGCGGCTGGGTCCAAGGTGGCGAGCTTGGTGGGGGTGAGTCGTAGCAGTCGGGCCGCGAGACCGGAGTCGACCAGGTGCACCTTGGGTCGCACACTCACCCGTGAGCGCAAGGTCTTTCCCCAGCCGGGCAGGCGGACCACCAGGAACAGGTCCTCCAGGAGCCGTAGGTGGGCCTCGGCGGTCTTGCGTTCCACGCCGACGGCCTCGGCGGCCTTGGAGATGTTGAGCAGTTGACCGGTCTGGGACGCTAATCGGGTCAGGAGGTCTGCCAGCGACTGCCGCTGACGCACCCGGCTCAGTTCGAGGCATCCCGCTCGATGGATTGACGCACGTAGTCGTCGAACCAGCGGGCGCGGGCTGTCGGTGATCGGCGCACGGCCAGGGGCAGGCCGCCGGCGCACACTCGGTCGATGTAGTCCTCGCGAGTGGTCTGCGAGACGGGGTGTTGTGCCACCACGGTCGCCGGATCCGTGTGGAGGCTTTCCAGCAGGTTCTCGTGGCCGACCGACAGCTCGCCCTGCGACAGCGGCCAGATCGTGACCGTGCGGAGCCGGCCGGTCTGCTTCGATCTCGGATATACCTTTCCTGTGCATGAGAGCTGGGTTTCTCTCATTCCGTGATTCACGGACCTTGCCTCGGCCGGCACTACGCTCCCGCCATGAAGGCCTCCGCGGACCCGAGCGCCTCCGCCACGATCGAGGATGTCCGCCTGGCCGTCTACGCCGGTTTCGCCCACGAAGGTCGGTCGCCGAGTGTCGAGGAGATCGCCCGCCAACTCGAGGTGACAGAACAGGTTGTCCGGGACGCCATCACCGAGCTCGCCGCGGCCCGGCACCTGGCCCTCGACGGGACCGGGCGAATCGCCATGGCGCATCCGTTCGCGGCCGTCCCGCTCGGGTTCTCCGTGATGGGCGCGAACACCCTGTGGTGGGGCGGGTGCGCCTGGGACTCCTTCGCGATGGCCCACCTGCTCACCTGGGAACCCTCCCTGCTCGTGGCGACCACCTGCCCGGCCTGCTCCACCGCGCACGCCTGGAACGTCGACCGGACCGCACCGCCGTCCGGCGAGCAGGTCGCCCACTTCCTGGTCCCCGCGGCCCGGATGTGGGACGACGTCGTCCACACCTGCAGCCACCAGCGCCTGTTCTGCAACGACGCCTGCGTCGACGACTGGCTCGAGCAGACCGGCAACACCCGCGGCTACGTCATGGACCTGACCACCCTGTGGCGATTCGCGTCCGACTGGTACACCGGCCGCCTCGACCGCGGCTACATCCGACGTGAACCTGCCGCCGCCGCCGACTACCTGCGCAGCGTCGGACTCTCCGGACCCTTCTGGGGACTCTGAGCCACGTCAGCCACAGCAACGAAGGGGCTGGATTCCCTTCGGTCCTGACCCTCGTGGTGACCAAGGACCCCGAGACCGTCTCAGGGTTGAGCGGGGGTCGTTTGGGGGCAGCGTGGGGGTGACACCCGATGTGCCGACCGGTGTCGAGCGGCGAGGGTTGGAGCCATGATCACAGTTGACTCGCTGACCCGGAGGTACGCCGGCTTCACCGCCGTCGACAACGTCTCCTTCATCGCCCAGCCCGGCCGCGTGACCGGCTTCCTCGGTCCGAACGGCGCTGGCAAGTCCACCACAATGCGCGTCATGGCCGGTCTCACCGCCCCGACGTCCGGCTCGGCCACCATCGACGGTGCCCGGTTCGCCGACCTGCCCAACCCCGGCCTCGAGGTCGGCGTCCTCCTCGACGCGTCTGCGCAGCACGCCGGCCGCACCGGCCGCGAGATCCTCACCATCGCCACCGACACGATGGGGCTGCCACGCACCCGCATCGACGAGATGCTCGAGCTCGTCAGTCTGACGCCGAACGAGGCCAAACGCCGAGTCCGCAACTACTCACTCGGCATGCGCCAGCGACTCGGCATCGCGACCGCGCTACTGGGCGACCCGCGGGTGCTGATCCTCGACGAGCCCGCCAACGGCCTCGACCCCGC
Protein-coding regions in this window:
- a CDS encoding ATP-binding cassette domain-containing protein; protein product: MITVDSLTRRYAGFTAVDNVSFIAQPGRVTGFLGPNGAGKSTTMRVMAGLTAPTSGSATIDGARFADLPNPGLEVGVLLDASAQHAGRTGREILTIATDTMGLPRTRIDEMLELVSLTPNEAKRRVRNYSLGMRQRLGIATALLGDPRVLILDEPANGLDPAGIRWMRDLLRGHADKGGTVLLSSHLLHEIEVIADDLVVIGNGKIVASGTKEELLAAAGTLARSTSPRDLAHALEQAGIASTLAGDGSVRTDADPAQVGAVALAAGIALTELRSAEGAGLEDMFLSLTADTQREGVAA
- a CDS encoding RidA family protein, encoding MAGQIVTTKDAPQSPLYAQGIRVGAQIWVSGMTGMDPASGQMAGSTIQEQTEQALTNCERIIEAGGGTRDDIVEVGVLLARPDDFAGLNEAYAEHFSERAPTRYVARLGPDLPGVLVSIRMTAVIG
- a CDS encoding helix-turn-helix transcriptional regulator — translated: MSDLAAALDVVGARWALLIVEQLLDGPQRYGDLQRTLGLGTNMLATRLRELEAAGVLHRLPLRHNTRAYALTERGLALREAIVALACWGAEQD